A genome region from Plasmodium vivax chromosome 11, whole genome shotgun sequence includes the following:
- a CDS encoding hypothetical protein, conserved (encoded by transcript PVX_115350A) produces MGKFNTLAAIFCFVLVCLPALYHGMLHDKKINLKIELVDKDVLLSHDHLKKEKNIFQNGKKIKIKIFEKIKENVLERALVVQEVDKIKGMGASKRGSAASLQNLSGDAADDGDDGADDNGDDSDSDNDNDNENDAASEGEEQSGSEEEYPAHDARGMKVISTEESTENDVHMLRKVYQKNSDEESTTYCYMRYTFNLNLEKLSENNKSELFKGLDKSLDYMSFLPKDDQVNDTEEILDHEYKQMDKSTESNDSILSSVELRNDNLNSCPNSEYAETIDDIVSYLDSASSRTAIPSSIKNKLLSERDLLKGCDEVEAGDASSAGNASDDHAPGDNAPNDNAEKIALYEMLANLKDSFMMKKKVMNLLRNGSTNAEDANTGRVAEEDMDQIFIDSVERTFDCYDVLKGSERLESILASEEEGETPVEESPNTKEVDIKNHQFRYTPGENSEENPLASGDDEDKCEAFFKTVLQSEVFADDSTVSRSVRGGHFQMIDDEVSSDEVSDAKARNSDGEDATYEDSFYNGSSLMPIVDYASTKLRSAFMGDDRQMDVTASESDNPMEGTSNWQESQKVLENTASFADMSKGMRNYEVDDAGEEADVDEMEVDEVQMDEVEGEEKEHAQGYEVEDKVGDFENDDDDRDEDDDDDDDDDDDEDDDDDDDDDDDDDDDDDDDDDDNDDDSTIGDDNDNDRDYDDEASSRSSLSVKDLLGNLLKTGSNHLIDKATNKVYSVVGKNIDIDKLSKKANKMVREMKKASKKGSKKYKKAKKGVKKSVKKAKMVSMENVDKLKKEAKNGVENLKDIGKSGFRKLKDEAKKGGKRLKKQGKKFVDKAVHVAKDEIDKVKKETKKSIDKGKKKVKKVAKKGVEKGKKNVKKMKKVAKKGIDKVEEVVQKGIGKAEKVVHKGIGKVQEGIDRSQEVAQAGVNKVQNGIDKVEKAAQTGVNKAQNGIDKVEKAAQTGVNKAQNGIDKAQKEVEKTKKEANSTSGSSNKSTAANGHKTNKSPNTGIDGSTVMPKEKAAPKQSHNDPSGHKGLKIKTSFLSESAELGESGELAESGELAESGELAESGESGELGELDELGELDGSRENNLNRKKIKSEIKKINKEYKKLREMEKKVKEGLKNPVPSDRKIIQEFDDFEKSSEEKEE; encoded by the coding sequence ATGGGGAAGTTTAACACATTAGCcgctattttttgctttgtGCTTGTTTGCCTCCCGGCTCTCTACCATGGGATGCTTCACGATAAAAAGATCAATTTGAAGATAGAGTTGGTCGACAAAGATGTGTTGCTATCGCATGATCATTTGAAGAAAGAGAAGAACATTTTTcagaatgggaaaaaaattaaaattaaaattttcgaaaaaataaaggaaaatgtcCTCGAGCGGGCCTTAGTCGTGCAAGAAGTGGACAAAATTAAAGGCATGGGTGCATCGAAGAGGGGCAGCGCCGCAAGTCTGCAAAATTTGAGTGGTGATGCGGCGGACGATGGTGATGACGGCGCTGATGATAATGGCGATGACAGTGATAGCGATAACGATAATGATAATGAGAATGATGCCGCttcggagggggaagaacagTCTGGGAGTGAGGAGGAATACCCTGCGCACGACGCGAGAGGCATGAAAGTTATTTCAACCGAGGAATCTACCGAAAATGATGTCCATATGCTGCGCAAGGTCTATCAGAAAAACTCGGATGAAGAATCGACTACCTACTGCTACATGAGGTAcacatttaatttaaatttggaaaaattaagcGAAAATAACAAGAGCGAGTTATTCAAAGGATTGGATAAATCGCTAGACTATATGTCCTTTTTGCCGAAAGACGATCAAGTTAATGATACCGAAGAGATCCTAGATCATGAGTACAAGCAGATGGACAAGTCGACCGAGTCAAATGACTCCATCCTGTCAAGCGTGGAACTGAGGAATGATAATCTTAATTCGTGCCCTAATTCGGAGTATGCCGAAACGATCGATGATATTGTTAGCTACTTGGACAGTGCGAGTAGCAGGACAGCCATCCCCTCGTcaatcaaaaataaattattgaGCGAAAGGGACCTTCTGAAAGGGTGCGATGAGGTGGAAGCAGGTGACGCGAGTTCGGCCGGTAATGCGTCAGACGACCACGCGCCTGGCGACAACGCACCAAACGACAATGCTGAAAAAATTGCGCTTTACGAAATGCTGGCAAATTTAAAGGACTCCtttatgatgaaaaaaaaggtaatgaATTTACTACGCAATGGAAGCACTAACGCGGAGGATGCTAACACCGGCAGGGTTGCAGAAGAAGACATGGACCAAATTTTCATAGACTCAGTTGAGCGGACATTTGATTGCTACGATGTTCTGAAAGGGAGTGAGCGGTTAGAATCTATATTGGCGAGCgaggaagagggggagaCCCCAGTGGAAGAATCTCCCAACACAAAAGAAGTAGATATTAAGAATCACCAGTTTAGATATACCCCGGGGGAAAACTCGGAGGAGAACCCTTTGGCTAGTGGTGATGATGAGGACAAATGTGaagctttttttaaaacagttTTGCAAAGTGAAGTATTTGCAGACGATTCTACTGTTTCGCGAAGTGTGCGAGGGGGACATTTTCAGATGATCGACGATGAGGTGAGTAGTGATGAGGTGAGCGACGCGAAAGCGAGGAATTCAGACGGGGAAGACGCAACATATGAAGATTCCTTTTACAATGGCTCCTCACTCATGCCGATAGTAGATTATGCCTCTACGAAATTGCGCAGTGCGTTTATGGGCGATGACCGTCAGATGGATGTGACAGCTAGCGAAAGTGACAACCCTATGGAGGGTACTTCTAACTGGCAAGAAAGCCAAAAGGTTTTGGAAAATACTGCGTCCTTTGCTGATATGTCAAAAGGGATGAGGAATTACGAAGTGGATGAcgcgggggaagaagcggacgTGGATGAAATGGAGGTGGATGAGGTGCAGATGGATGAAGTGGAGGGTGAGGAGAAGGAGCATGCGCAGGGGTATGAAGTGGAGGATAAGGTGGGAGACTTCGAAAATGACGACGACGATAGGGATGaagatgacgatgatgatgacgatgacgatgatgatgaagatgacgatgatgatgacgatgacgacgatgatgacgatgacgacgatgatgacgacgatgacgaCAATGACGACGACAGCACCATTGGCGACGACAACGACAACGACCGCGATTATGACGATGAGGCAAGCAGCCGCTCATCACTAAGCGTGAAGGACCTGTTGGgcaatttattaaaaacggGGTCGAACCACTTAATAGATAAAGCTACCAATAAAGTGTACAGTGTCGTGGGGAAGAACATTGACATAGACAAGCTATCCAAGAAGGccaacaaaatggtgagggaaatgaaaaaagcatcTAAAAAGGgttctaaaaaatataagaaggcaaaaaagggggtgaagaaaTCTGTTAAGAAGGCGAAAATGGTCTCAATGGAGAATGTGGATAAacttaaaaaggaagcgaaaaatgGAGTCGAGAACTTAAAAGATATCGGAAAGAGTGGCTTTCGCAAGCTTAAGgatgaggcaaaaaagggaggaaagcGTCTCAAAAagcaagggaaaaaattcgtCGATAAGGCTGTGCATGTAGCGAAGGATGAGATTGATaaagtgaagaaggaaacgaaaaagagtatcgataaggggaaaaaaaaggtgaaaaaggtggcaaaaaaaggagtcgagaaggggaagaaaaatgtgaaaaagatgaaaaaggTGGCCAAAAAGGGCATCGACAAGGTGGAGGAAGTGGTGCAGAAGGGCATCGGTAAGGCGGAGAAAGTGGTACACAAGGGCATCGGTAAGGTGCAGGAAGGCATCGATAGGTCGCAGGAAGTGGCCCAAGCGGGGGTGAACAAAGTGCAGAATGGCATCGATAAGGTGGAGAAAGCGGCCCAAACAGGAGTGAACAAAGCGCAGAATGGCATCGATAAGGTGGAGAAAGCGGCCCAAACAGGAGTGAACAAAGCGCAGAATGGCATCGATAAGGCGCAGAAGGAAgtagaaaaaacaaaaaaggaagcgaacAGTACCAGCGGAAGCTCCAATAAAAGCACAGCTGCAAATGGCCACAAAACGAATAAATCACCCAACACTGGCATAGACGGTAGTACGGTGATGCCTAAGGAGAAGGCCGCTCCAAAACAGAGTCATAACGACCCCTCGGGGCACAAAGGTTTGAAAATCAAAACGTCCTTCTTAAGCGAATCAGCCGAATTAGGTGAATCAGGCGAATTAGCCGAATCAGGCGAATTAGCCGAATCAGGCGAATTAGCCGAATCAGGCGAATCAGGCGAATTAGGCGAATTAGACGAATTAGGCGAATTAGACGGATCACGTGAGAATAACTTAAAcaggaagaaaataaaaagcgaaataaagaaaattaataaaGAATACAAAAAGTTGAGagagatggaaaaaaaagtgaaggagGGGTTGAAAAATCCCGTGCCTTCTGACaggaaaataattcaagAATTCGatgattttgaaaaatcgAGTGAAGAGAAAGAGGAGTAG